The nucleotide sequence ACCGGGGATGTGGAGGAGTTCGCCGAGCTGTTGCGCGAGCTCAAGGGCAGGACGAACCGCAGCTACGCGGCGCTGGCGGCGCGTAGCGGGGTCAGCGGCTCGGCGCTGCACCGCTACTGCTCGGGGACGAGCGTGCCCGGCGACTACGAGGTGATCGCGCGCTTCGGCAAGGTGTGCGGGGCCGGCAGCGAGGAGCTGCTGGAGCTGCACCGGCGCTGGGTGCTGGCCGACGCCGAGCGCAAACGGGACGTCTCCCGCGCCCCGGCCGCCGTATCCGCATCCGCCGCCCGCACGGGGCCCGCCGCGTCTGCCGTCCCGGCCGTCTCACGGGGCGAGACGGGGGCGGGGCCGGATGCCGAGACGGGAGCGGGGGCGGAGTCGGAGACCGGCGGCGTATTGCCCGAGCCGGGGCCGGAAGCGGGGCCGGAGCCTCTGGTCCCGGCTTCTGCCCCGGAGTCGGCCCCGGAACCCGGGTCTGACCCGCCGCCGTGGCGCCGTCGGCCACTGATCGCCGTGCTCGCCCTGGCCGTGCTCACCGCCGGGGTGGCCGTCGTGCTGTTAGTGGGCAAGGCGCTGACGTCCTCGGACCGCTCGGACGGGGCCTCGGACGATCGGCTGCTGCTGTCCTCCCGCTGTCCGGTCGTGGTGAGCATGGGGCAGTCGGACGGGTGTGTGCATGAGCTCCAGTCGCTGCTCGCCCGCGCGGGCGGCGAGCTCGACATCGACGGGGCCTTCGGACCGGCCACCCAGAT is from Streptomyces hygroscopicus and encodes:
- a CDS encoding peptidoglycan-binding domain 1 protein, coding for MSGTGDVEEFAELLRELKGRTNRSYAALAARSGVSGSALHRYCSGTSVPGDYEVIARFGKVCGAGSEELLELHRRWVLADAERKRDVSRAPAAVSASAARTGPAASAVPAVSRGETGAGPDAETGAGAESETGGVLPEPGPEAGPEPLVPASAPESAPEPGSDPPPWRRRPLIAVLALAVLTAGVAVVLLVGKALTSSDRSDGASDDRLLLSSRCPVVVSMGQSDGCVHELQSLLARAGGELDIDGAFGPATQMRVVVFQLRSGLTANGSVDERTKRALYENEGKPLDTWTPERVTRRIREVFTEDPERAVGIADCASYLDPLYTLPNSNATRNWGVFQLYDGTLRKLGGTREQALDPDWNIRAAHRLWALTHDFSAWKACDRAYRAGSKGDKGAEKSKAVEESKAAKGR